GTGCCGCGGGTTATGGGACTGCACGCCATGCACGTCTCGAGATCGCCGATGTGCCGGTATTCTACTGGCCATGGGTCCGTTTTCCCATTGATGATCGACGCCAGAGTGGCTTCCTGTGGCCAGCATTGAGTGGCTCCGACGGTGCCCTGGACTTCGAGCAACCCTATTACCTGAATCTCGCGCCCAACTATGACGCTACGATTTCGCCGCGTTGGGTCGGCGACAGTGGCGTGTTGTTCGGTGCTGAGTTTCGTTACCTGACTCCCAACGCCCGGGGCACGGTGGCGGGCGCTTACCTGGCAGATGACCAGAGTGCTGGTGAGGATGATGGCAACACCGAGTTGGAGGAGGGCGATGATCGCTGGTACTTCGATTACAGCCATCAAGGCCGGTTGAGCAAGCGCGTGCCTTATCGGTTGCGCTACGGTGCTGCCAGCGATGGTGCCTACTTCGATGATTTCGGGCGCACGTTCGGCGAGTCGAGTACAGATAACATGCCGCGCCTGGCGCGGATCGACTACCGCGGTGATGTCTGGAAGTTACAGGCCAGGGCTCAGGGTTACCAGGTGATGGATGACCCACTCAACGAGAAGGACAAGCCGTTCTATCGTTTGCCGAGCCTCGATGCCAGGGCGCGTTGGTCCCAGGACACCGGGCTGTATCAGGAGTGGAATTCCAATCTGACCTACTTCTGGCGGGATATCGAAGGCGACGAGAATGGTCGCTATAACTTCAATGGCACTACGCGGCGGATTCCGATCACCGAAGCGGCCAACGGAATGCGCTTGAGCCTGTCGCCGGCGTTCGGTTATCGCTACGATCCAGGTTGGGGTTTCTTCAAGCCCCGTGTCGCTCTGCACCACACCCAGTATGACCTTGACTACCAGGACCGGATTACGGATCGCAGCGATACACCCAGTATCACCGTACCGGTGAGTAGCATCGATACTGGGCTGGTGTTCGAGCGCGATGTGGATCTTGGTGGCAGTGCCTTCATGCAGACGCTTGAACCGCGGCTCAACTATGCCTACGTGCCGGCCGAGGACCAGTCGGAGTTCCCGGATTTCGATACCGCCGAGCAGTCATTTTCCTGGAATCAGTTGTGGTCGCCTTATCGCTTCAGTGGTGGTGATCGCATTGGCGATCTCAATCGTTTCTCTTATGGTGTCGAGAGCCGCTTCCTCGAGGACGAGTCAGGACGCGAGCGCTTCTCCGTCGGTATTGGCCAGTCCGCCTATTTCGAAGACCGTAATATCGATATGCAAGGCGATCCGGATACTCTGCCGAGTGATGAGGACTCCTTCGATTATTACGAAGCCACCCGTGATCGCTCTCCGTGGGTGACGCGGATCAACTGGCAAGTTACCGATAACTGGAAGACCCGCTGGCAGTGGCTGTACGACGATTACCTCGACCGTACCGAAAGCACTTCGGTCGGCCTGCAGTGGCGTGGCGATGCAGGGCATGTAGTGAACCTCGGCTATCGTTGGCGGATCGAAGGCTTCGATGCTGTGGAAGACGCGGAGGATAGGCTCAACTACAACCGCGAGGAGTATGATCTGTCGTTTGCCCTGAAAGCGACGGACAACTTCGATGTCATCGGTCGCCTGTTGTACGACCACACCAACGATCGCGCTCTGGATCAGATGGCAGGTGTGCAGTGGAACGACTGCTGTTATGGTGTGCAGCTGGTCTGGCGGGAGTGGATTGATGATGAGGACACCGCCAACAATATCGAGGATGACACCACTGATCGTGGCTTCTTCCTGCGCTTCGTGCTGAAGGGATTGGGCGGCGTTGGTGGCGAAGCCGATAGTTACTTCGAATCTGCGATTCCGGGCTATCGTTCAGCCCGACTCGAGTAATTCTGTATAGAGGATGTTTCAAGATGCGTAGCCGATACATTGCTACTCTGGTGCTGGCTGTCTGCATGGGCCTCACTTCTCTGACGGCCGCGGCTCAGGACGGCTATCGCCAGTCATTGGATCGAATCGTTGCCGTGGTCAATGACGATGCGATCATGCAGTCCCAGTTGGATGAGCGCGTGACACAGGCACAATCTCGTCTGCAGTCTCAGAGTGTCGACCTACCGCCACAGGAGCAACTGCGCGAGCAGATTCTCGAGCGCATGATTGTCGAACAGATCGAACTCCAGCGAGCGGAGCGCCTGAATCTGAGTGTCGATGATACCGAACTCAATCAACAGGTACGTGCGGTGGCTGACCAGAACAATATGACGGTAGAGCAATTTGCCGACATGTTGGAAAGTCAGGGCTTGAGTCTGAACTCTGTGCGTGAGCAGATCCGCCACGAAATACTGATCCTCAAGGTGCAGCAGGCCGAGGTATCCAGCCGCATCAATATTTCCGAGGCCGAAGTCAACCGTTTCCTGCAGCAGCAAGGCGCAGGTGCTACGCGCGATCAGGCACGTCAGGCCATTTTTCAACAGAAGGCGGGTGATGAGTTGGAGAAGTGGATGCAGGAAATCCGCGGTGAGGCCTTTGTTGATAATCGTCTGAACGAGGGGTAATGCAAGCTCCTCTGGTTATCACCACCGGTGAGCCTGCTGGCATCGGGCCGGAGTTGGTACTGATGCTCGCCGCGCGGCAGGCAGTGGATTGGGTTGCCATTGGTGACCCGCAAATGCTGCGTGATCGAGCACGGCAGATTGGACTCGCTGTCGAACTGTTGGAACTCTCTCCTGGCGATCCCTTGCCTGAACCATGCTCGGGGCGGCTGCCAGTATGGCCTGTTGCGCTGCATGCAGAGTGTTGGCCCGGCCGGGTCAACGCCGCCAATGGCGCCTATGTACTTGAACTTCTGGATCTGGCCGTGGCCGCCTGTCTCGATGGGCATGCCAGTGCCATGGTCACTGCACCATTACATAAAGGCGTCATTCGTGAGGCCGGCAACGACCACTTCATCGGGCATACCGAATATCTTCGTGATGCGTGCGGTGTCGATGAGGTGGTCATGATGCTGGCCACCGACAGTGCATTGCATGGGCAAGTCGAAAATCAACGGCAGGCACTTCGTGTCGCGTTGGCTACCACGCATCTTCCACTCAAGGATGTGGCTGCTGCCATTGAAGCTTGCTCTCTTGAGCGCGTGCTGCGAATTCTCGCCGCGGACCTCCAGCGTTGGTTCGCTGTCACTGCTCCGCGTATTGCTGTGTGTGGACTCAATCCGCATGCTGGAGAGGATGGGCACCTCGGGCGCGAAGAAATCGAGATCATCACTCCCGTGCTTGAGCGTCTGCGTAGTGAGGGGATGGAGCTCGAAGGCCCATTGCCCGCCGATACTCTATTCACACCACGACATCTGGAGGGAGTGGATGCGGTATTGGCCATGTATCATGATCAGGGTTTGCCGGTGCTCAAGTACGCCGGTTTTGGTCGTGCGGCCAACATCACCCTGGGACTCCCCTTGATTCGAACCTCAGTGGATCACGGTACAGCGCTGGATCTAGCGGGTTCCGGACAGGCGGACCCGAGTAGCCTTGGCGTGGCCATTGCACTGGCCGCCGACATGGTTGGTAGCCGCTGAGACAGCTTTGTGATGGGCTAGCATCACACCGCCTGATTGTAGTGTTCTCCAGCTTTCATCTTTAAAGGATATTGGTATGGCATCCCGCCCTACGGCGCACCGGGCTCGCAAGCGTTTCGGTCAAAACTTCCTGCGTGACCCAGGTATCATTTCCCGTATTGTCAGAGCTATCGGAGCGCGTCCCGGGGATAGAGTTGTAGAGATCGGACCGGGTCAGGGGGCGCTGACGGAGCCGCTGCTTGCAAGCACCGAGGGTAGTCTGGAGGTCATCGAGCTGGATCGTGATCTGATTCCCGGGTTGCGCGTGCAGTTCTTTCGTCACGAGAACTTCGTGATCCATGAAGGCGATGCGCTGAAGATGGATTACCTCGCACTGCGCGGAGAAGGCCAGCCATTGCGCGTTGTCGGTAACTTGCCCTACAACATCTCCACGCCGTTGATTTCCCATTTACTGCGCGCCGGTGATGCAGTTCAGGACATGCACTTCATGTTGCAGAAGGAAGTGGTCGACCGCCTTGCGGCACCGCCGGGTGGTAGTGATCGTGGGCGCTTGTCGGTACTGGCGCAGTATTTCTGTGATGTGGAGTCGCTGTTTGTGGTGCCGCCAGAGGCTTTTGTGCCCCAGCCGAAGGTTGACTCTGCCATTGTGCGCATGACACCACGTGCCTCACGGAGTCTCGATGCCAGCGATGAAGCCCTGTTGTTTGATGTGGTGCGTGAAGCCTTTGGTCAGCGCCGCAAGACGCTACGCAACAATCTCAAGGGGCGTATTAGCGGTGAGGCGCTGGAGGCATTGGGCATCGATCCCGGCCGCCGTCCTCAAACGCTGACAGTCGATGAATTCGTGATCATTGCCAATGCCATTGTCGTGGGTGGGGAGGGCAAGGCATGAGCGAACATTCTCCGGAACCGGATGTGCGCGTTGATGTGGAGCCCAGCTATCGCGAGGAGGAATCCTCGCCGCTTGAGAACCGTTATGTATTCAGCTACACGGTAACGGTCCACAACCACTCTGCACGTAACGTGCAGCTGATGGCGCGCCACTGGAAGATTACCCAGTCCAGCGGTCAGGTTCAGGAAGTGCGTGGCAAAGGGGTTGTAGGCAAGCAGCCGATGATCGGGCCCGGCCAGACCTTTCGTTACACCAGTCGCGCTATCATTGATGGACCTGTGGGATTCATGGAGGGTGGCTATACCTGTGTTGATACTGCTAGCCAGCGCCCTTTTGAGGTCGATATCAAGATGTTTCGGCTGGCCACACCCAACCAGATTCACTGAACTTCCCGTACGTCCTTGATTCAAGATGTGGAGTAGATATGGCGACCTATGCAATTGGTGATCTGCAGGGATGTCATGCCGAGTTTGTCGAACTGCTTGATCGGCTGAGCTTCGATCCGCGCCGCGACCAACTCTGGTTGGCGGGCGATCTGGTCAACCGCGGTCCAGAGTCGTTGGCCTGTCTGCGGGAGGTCATGGCGCTGGGTAACGCCGCCGAGGTAGTGCTCGGCAATCACGACCTTCATCTGCTGGCCGTGGCGCGTGGTGGTGCCAGGCTCAAGCGCCGCGATACCCTTGAGGATATTCTGCAGGCGGCAGACACTAATGCGCTGCTGGACTGGTTGCAGTCGCGCAGCTTGCTGGTTCGTCAGGGAGAGTGGCTGATGAGTCATGCCGGCATCCCTCCACAGTGGTCGATTGAGCAGGCTGAGCAGCGTGCGGGTGAGGTCGAGGCCGCTCTGTGCAGCGAGTTTTCCGGTAGTTTTCTTGAGCAGATGTATGGAAATCGACCACGCCGCTTCAAGCCGAAGCTGGAAGGTGTCGACCGCCTGCGGGCTATCGTCAACACTTTGACGCGAATGCGTTTCATCGACGCCGAAGGGCGCCTCGATTTTGATGCCAAGGAGGGGCTGGACTGCGCTCCAGCGGGCTATGCCGCCTGGTTCCAGTATCCGCGTGATGATAACCCACTACTGCTGTTTGGACATTGGGCGGCCCTGGCAGGGACCACGCCCGGCAGCCGTGTGCGTGCCGAAGCCCTGGATACGGGCTGCGTCTGGGGTGATAGCCTGACAGCGCTGAATCTGGATACCGGACAACGGATCAGCGTCCCGAGTCACCAGACCGTGTCCTGAGAGGCGGATTGACCGGACTGATGGGGACCTTTCAAGCGATGACCAACGAGAAGCTCAATGACAACTGACAGCTCTTTCTCGCACCTTGATATTGCCACCCTGGCCACCTGGCTGGATGGTGAACGGGTGCTGACACTCGTAGATATTCGCGACCCAATGAGTTTTGCTCAAGGACATATTCCCGGCAGTCGACATCTCGACAATGACGGTGTTGGTGCTCTGCTCGAGGAAACTCCGCGCGAATCCACCATGGTCGTGGTCTGCTACCATGGCCACTCCAGCCAGCAGGCGGCCACCTGGTTGTCGGCTCAGGGCTATAGCGACGTCTACAGCCTGGATGGCGGATTCACCGAATGGCAACATCAATTGCCGTCGCGTGTAGCGACCCAGAGCTGATGCATGACCATGCGTGATCCCTGTGATGGGCTCGAGGTATATCGCGTTGGCGGTGCGGTTCGTGATGAGCTGCTGGGCTGGCCGGTCAAGGATACCGACTGGGTGGTCGTCGGCGCGACACCGCAGGACATGCAGCGTCGGGGATTTCGTCCGGTAGGGCGTGACTTCCCTGTGTTCCTGCATCCACAGAGCCAGGAGGAGTATGCTCTGGCGCGTACCGAACGAAAATCCGGGCATGGTTATACCGGCTTTATCGTGCATGCCAGCCCGGAAGTGACGCTCGAGGAAGATCTGGCCCGCCGCGACCTGACGATCAACGCTATGGCTCGTTCGGCTGATGGCCGCCTGATTGATCCGTTCGATGGATTGGCCGATCTCGAAGCTCGCCTGCTGCGCCATGTCAGTCCCGCCTTTATCGAAGACCCGTTGAGAGTCCTGCGTACCGCGCGCTTTGTGGCCCGTTATAGTGGGCTGGGCTTTCGTGTAGCGGCGGACACCCGTGAACTGATGGCGCAACTGGTTTCCAGCGGCGAAGTGGCTCACCTGGTGGCCGAGCGAGTCTGGACGGAAGCCGAAAAGGCGCTTGGCGAACCGCATCCCGCTGCGTTCTTCCATGAGCTGGCCCAGTGCCGGGCATTAAATGAACTGATGCCGGAACTGGTCCCGTTGCTCGAGGAGGGTCTGGCATGCATGTCTGTGCTCCCCGATGTCGGAGAGGAGCAGGCACGCTGGCGTTGGGCGCGGTTGGTTGAGGTG
This Halomonas huangheensis DNA region includes the following protein-coding sequences:
- a CDS encoding CCA tRNA nucleotidyltransferase; protein product: MTMRDPCDGLEVYRVGGAVRDELLGWPVKDTDWVVVGATPQDMQRRGFRPVGRDFPVFLHPQSQEEYALARTERKSGHGYTGFIVHASPEVTLEEDLARRDLTINAMARSADGRLIDPFDGLADLEARLLRHVSPAFIEDPLRVLRTARFVARYSGLGFRVAADTRELMAQLVSSGEVAHLVAERVWTEAEKALGEPHPAAFFHELAQCRALNELMPELVPLLEEGLACMSVLPDVGEEQARWRWARLVEVLDREAREQLSKRLKLPRAWCELAEQVACTRHLVAESVVGEVEVMRWLNAIDAWRRGERVAPLLALVRLSEPSLADRLAAGWQAALKVAPRDLVAEGFKGAELGEELARRRLQAISVAIQA
- the rsmA gene encoding 16S rRNA (adenine(1518)-N(6)/adenine(1519)-N(6))-dimethyltransferase RsmA, with protein sequence MASRPTAHRARKRFGQNFLRDPGIISRIVRAIGARPGDRVVEIGPGQGALTEPLLASTEGSLEVIELDRDLIPGLRVQFFRHENFVIHEGDALKMDYLALRGEGQPLRVVGNLPYNISTPLISHLLRAGDAVQDMHFMLQKEVVDRLAAPPGGSDRGRLSVLAQYFCDVESLFVVPPEAFVPQPKVDSAIVRMTPRASRSLDASDEALLFDVVREAFGQRRKTLRNNLKGRISGEALEALGIDPGRRPQTLTVDEFVIIANAIVVGGEGKA
- the glpE gene encoding thiosulfate sulfurtransferase GlpE, whose amino-acid sequence is MTTDSSFSHLDIATLATWLDGERVLTLVDIRDPMSFAQGHIPGSRHLDNDGVGALLEETPRESTMVVVCYHGHSSQQAATWLSAQGYSDVYSLDGGFTEWQHQLPSRVATQS
- the pdxA gene encoding 4-hydroxythreonine-4-phosphate dehydrogenase PdxA; protein product: MQAPLVITTGEPAGIGPELVLMLAARQAVDWVAIGDPQMLRDRARQIGLAVELLELSPGDPLPEPCSGRLPVWPVALHAECWPGRVNAANGAYVLELLDLAVAACLDGHASAMVTAPLHKGVIREAGNDHFIGHTEYLRDACGVDEVVMMLATDSALHGQVENQRQALRVALATTHLPLKDVAAAIEACSLERVLRILAADLQRWFAVTAPRIAVCGLNPHAGEDGHLGREEIEIITPVLERLRSEGMELEGPLPADTLFTPRHLEGVDAVLAMYHDQGLPVLKYAGFGRAANITLGLPLIRTSVDHGTALDLAGSGQADPSSLGVAIALAADMVGSR
- a CDS encoding LPS-assembly protein LptD, with translation MAKREAWMALAGLATTSMISVPVWAEPPQPLPASQLDWVPWGTDRPAGEVCGGYYLQPEYRLARPVEGNVSSESDTANYGAEGDTILQGEVLLRKGDTQLEAPRVQVPPERDVANINGPVTLRDQGLLVRGDDAQVSLKNDEASINSAHYVAHESRIRGDAVQLERITADEFRLHEASFTTCAPGDSTWRLIGNQVDINRAAGYGTARHARLEIADVPVFYWPWVRFPIDDRRQSGFLWPALSGSDGALDFEQPYYLNLAPNYDATISPRWVGDSGVLFGAEFRYLTPNARGTVAGAYLADDQSAGEDDGNTELEEGDDRWYFDYSHQGRLSKRVPYRLRYGAASDGAYFDDFGRTFGESSTDNMPRLARIDYRGDVWKLQARAQGYQVMDDPLNEKDKPFYRLPSLDARARWSQDTGLYQEWNSNLTYFWRDIEGDENGRYNFNGTTRRIPITEAANGMRLSLSPAFGYRYDPGWGFFKPRVALHHTQYDLDYQDRITDRSDTPSITVPVSSIDTGLVFERDVDLGGSAFMQTLEPRLNYAYVPAEDQSEFPDFDTAEQSFSWNQLWSPYRFSGGDRIGDLNRFSYGVESRFLEDESGRERFSVGIGQSAYFEDRNIDMQGDPDTLPSDEDSFDYYEATRDRSPWVTRINWQVTDNWKTRWQWLYDDYLDRTESTSVGLQWRGDAGHVVNLGYRWRIEGFDAVEDAEDRLNYNREEYDLSFALKATDNFDVIGRLLYDHTNDRALDQMAGVQWNDCCYGVQLVWREWIDDEDTANNIEDDTTDRGFFLRFVLKGLGGVGGEADSYFESAIPGYRSARLE
- a CDS encoding SurA N-terminal domain-containing protein, whose translation is MRSRYIATLVLAVCMGLTSLTAAAQDGYRQSLDRIVAVVNDDAIMQSQLDERVTQAQSRLQSQSVDLPPQEQLREQILERMIVEQIELQRAERLNLSVDDTELNQQVRAVADQNNMTVEQFADMLESQGLSLNSVREQIRHEILILKVQQAEVSSRINISEAEVNRFLQQQGAGATRDQARQAIFQQKAGDELEKWMQEIRGEAFVDNRLNEG
- the apaG gene encoding Co2+/Mg2+ efflux protein ApaG; its protein translation is MSEHSPEPDVRVDVEPSYREEESSPLENRYVFSYTVTVHNHSARNVQLMARHWKITQSSGQVQEVRGKGVVGKQPMIGPGQTFRYTSRAIIDGPVGFMEGGYTCVDTASQRPFEVDIKMFRLATPNQIH
- a CDS encoding symmetrical bis(5'-nucleosyl)-tetraphosphatase, translating into MATYAIGDLQGCHAEFVELLDRLSFDPRRDQLWLAGDLVNRGPESLACLREVMALGNAAEVVLGNHDLHLLAVARGGARLKRRDTLEDILQAADTNALLDWLQSRSLLVRQGEWLMSHAGIPPQWSIEQAEQRAGEVEAALCSEFSGSFLEQMYGNRPRRFKPKLEGVDRLRAIVNTLTRMRFIDAEGRLDFDAKEGLDCAPAGYAAWFQYPRDDNPLLLFGHWAALAGTTPGSRVRAEALDTGCVWGDSLTALNLDTGQRISVPSHQTVS